In Hyphomicrobiales bacterium, a single window of DNA contains:
- a CDS encoding (2Fe-2S)-binding protein, protein MKIAAFINGTRVEAEIDPSQRLSDFLRTSQRLTGLKEGCKEGECGACTVLLDGAPVNSCLVLAFQIDGRTVETIEGLRGTNGQPSPLQAAFVAHGGVQCGYCTPGMVMAAEGLLRGNAAPDDRAIRHELAGNLCRCTGYQLIIEAVAAEAARRADDAP, encoded by the coding sequence ATGAAGATTGCAGCTTTCATCAATGGAACGCGCGTGGAGGCGGAGATTGATCCGTCGCAACGGCTGTCCGACTTCCTGCGCACATCACAGCGCCTGACGGGCCTCAAGGAAGGCTGCAAGGAGGGCGAGTGCGGGGCCTGCACGGTGTTGCTGGATGGGGCGCCGGTCAACAGTTGCCTTGTGCTGGCCTTCCAGATTGACGGCCGCACGGTGGAGACCATCGAAGGGCTTCGCGGCACCAACGGGCAGCCTTCGCCCCTGCAGGCAGCCTTCGTGGCGCACGGCGGCGTGCAGTGCGGCTATTGCACGCCGGGCATGGTGATGGCGGCGGAAGGGCTGCTGCGCGGCAACGCCGCCCCGGACGACCGCGCCATTCGTCATGAATTGGCCGGAAACCTGTGCCGGTGCACGGGCTATCAATTGATCATCGAAGCAGTGGCCGCGGAGGCCGCGCGCCGCGCGGATGACGCGCCATGA
- the gcvP gene encoding aminomethyl-transferring glycine dehydrogenase: MSTRLALKDLEPGANFIARHIGPDAAETAAMLKTVGAKSVEDFIDKVVPKRIRAKRPLDLKKAMPERTALSYLREAASRNEVFTSMIGMGYYGTVTPKVILRNILENPGWYTAYTPYQAEVSQGRLEALLNYQQMIVDMTGLPIANASLLDEGTAAAEAMSMAKRVAKSSSNVFFIDRDTHPQTIGVLETRAKGFGYTLVVGDPLKDLQAGEVFGALLSYPGSSGEVRDFSKVIEALHAVGALAILTTDLLALALLKTPGELGADIAIGSSQRFGVPMGFGGPHAAFFATRDEYKRTMPGRLIGVSVDAKGKRALRMALQTREQHIRREKATSNICTAQVLLAVISSMFAVYLGPRGIKKTAERTHRFAEVFADAVKGYGFEVITKSFFDTVTLHVPGRAHMLWAKAKEKRINLRFVDADHLGISFDQSTRRQELMKLLSVFKSDAESRTDVDAIDAKTGEVIPLALRRTSDFLTHPVFSMYHSETEMMRYLRHLQCKDLALDQAMIALGSCTMKLNATSEMIPVTWREFAMLHPFAPLEQTQGYQQLFEELEEMLAEITGFDAVSLQPNAGSQGEYAGLLAIKRYHESRGDHGRDLCLIPVSAHGTNPASAAMAGLQIVAVACDANGNVDLKDLEAKAKQHSAKLAALMITYPSTHGVFEEAIIDICATVHAHGGQVYLDGANLNAQVGLMRPAELGADVCHMNLHKTFCIPHGGGGPGMGPIGVKAHLAPFLPGHVVVDGVNPAAGRDGHLGAVSAAPWGSASILPISWMYIAMMGGEGLTRATSMAILNANYIAARLKAHYPVLYTGPGGFVAHECILDLRDLKERTGLSVEDVAKRLVDYGFHAPTMSFPVVDTLMVEPTESEGKRELDRFCDAMISIAGEIAEVEKGKADKTDNVLKNAPHTHGELFGDWTHPYSKEQAFFPLPHYPNDKYWPPVARVDNVYGDRNLMCICPPMSEYLEAAE, from the coding sequence ATGTCCACGCGTCTCGCGCTCAAGGACCTTGAACCCGGCGCCAATTTCATTGCGCGCCACATCGGGCCGGATGCGGCCGAAACCGCCGCCATGCTGAAGACCGTCGGTGCCAAGTCGGTGGAAGATTTCATCGACAAGGTGGTGCCGAAGCGCATCCGCGCCAAGCGTCCGCTCGATCTGAAGAAGGCAATGCCGGAACGGACCGCGCTCTCCTATCTGCGGGAGGCCGCCAGCCGCAACGAGGTGTTCACCTCGATGATCGGCATGGGATACTACGGCACCGTCACGCCCAAGGTGATCCTGCGCAACATTCTGGAAAACCCGGGCTGGTACACGGCCTATACGCCTTACCAGGCGGAGGTAAGCCAGGGCCGCCTCGAAGCGCTGCTGAACTATCAGCAGATGATCGTGGACATGACGGGCCTGCCCATCGCCAATGCATCGCTGCTGGACGAGGGCACCGCCGCGGCGGAAGCCATGTCCATGGCCAAGCGCGTCGCCAAGTCGTCGTCGAACGTGTTCTTCATCGACCGCGACACGCACCCGCAGACGATCGGCGTGCTGGAAACGCGCGCCAAGGGCTTCGGCTACACGCTCGTGGTGGGCGATCCCCTGAAGGACCTGCAGGCCGGTGAAGTGTTCGGCGCGCTGCTCTCCTATCCGGGCTCGTCCGGCGAGGTGCGCGATTTCAGCAAGGTGATCGAAGCCCTCCACGCCGTTGGGGCTCTTGCCATCTTGACGACCGACCTCCTCGCACTGGCCCTGCTGAAGACGCCGGGCGAACTTGGCGCGGACATCGCCATCGGTTCCTCCCAGCGCTTCGGCGTGCCCATGGGCTTTGGCGGGCCGCATGCGGCCTTCTTCGCCACGCGCGACGAATACAAGCGCACCATGCCGGGCCGCCTCATTGGCGTGTCGGTGGATGCCAAGGGCAAGCGGGCGCTGCGCATGGCGCTGCAGACCCGTGAGCAGCATATCCGGCGCGAGAAGGCGACCAGCAACATCTGCACCGCGCAGGTTCTGCTTGCCGTCATTTCCTCCATGTTCGCCGTGTATCTGGGCCCGCGCGGCATCAAGAAGACGGCGGAACGCACGCACCGCTTTGCCGAAGTCTTCGCCGATGCGGTGAAGGGCTACGGATTTGAAGTCATCACCAAGTCGTTCTTCGACACGGTGACGCTGCACGTGCCGGGCCGTGCCCACATGCTGTGGGCCAAGGCCAAGGAGAAGCGCATCAACCTTCGTTTCGTCGATGCCGACCATCTCGGCATTTCCTTCGACCAGTCGACGCGGCGGCAGGAATTGATGAAGCTGCTCAGCGTGTTCAAGTCGGATGCGGAGAGCCGCACGGACGTGGATGCAATCGACGCCAAGACGGGCGAAGTCATTCCCCTGGCCCTGCGGCGCACGAGCGATTTCCTCACGCACCCGGTGTTCTCCATGTATCACTCGGAGACGGAGATGATGCGTTATCTCCGCCACCTGCAGTGCAAGGATCTGGCGCTGGATCAGGCGATGATCGCGCTCGGTTCCTGCACCATGAAGCTCAACGCCACGAGCGAGATGATCCCCGTGACGTGGCGCGAGTTTGCCATGCTGCATCCCTTCGCACCGCTGGAACAGACGCAAGGCTACCAGCAGCTGTTCGAGGAACTGGAGGAGATGCTGGCGGAGATCACCGGCTTCGATGCCGTTTCCTTGCAGCCCAACGCGGGTTCGCAGGGAGAATACGCGGGCCTGCTGGCGATCAAGCGCTACCATGAATCGCGTGGCGACCATGGGCGCGATCTTTGCCTCATCCCGGTCTCGGCGCATGGCACCAATCCGGCTTCGGCCGCGATGGCTGGTTTGCAGATCGTGGCGGTGGCCTGCGATGCCAATGGCAACGTCGACCTCAAGGACCTGGAGGCGAAGGCCAAGCAGCATTCGGCCAAGCTGGCCGCGCTCATGATCACCTATCCCTCCACCCATGGCGTGTTCGAGGAAGCCATCATCGACATCTGCGCCACCGTTCATGCGCATGGCGGACAGGTCTATCTCGACGGCGCCAACCTCAATGCGCAGGTGGGCCTGATGCGCCCGGCTGAGCTGGGTGCCGACGTGTGCCACATGAACCTGCACAAGACCTTCTGCATTCCGCACGGCGGTGGTGGTCCCGGCATGGGCCCCATCGGCGTGAAGGCGCATCTGGCGCCCTTCCTGCCGGGGCATGTGGTGGTGGATGGCGTCAATCCGGCTGCGGGCCGTGACGGGCACCTCGGTGCTGTTTCGGCGGCGCCGTGGGGTTCGGCCTCGATCCTGCCGATCTCGTGGATGTATATCGCCATGATGGGCGGCGAGGGGCTCACCCGCGCCACCTCCATGGCAATCCTCAATGCCAACTACATCGCGGCGCGCCTCAAGGCGCACTATCCGGTGCTCTACACGGGCCCCGGCGGTTTCGTGGCCCATGAGTGCATCCTCGACCTGCGGGACCTCAAGGAACGCACGGGCCTTTCGGTCGAAGACGTGGCCAAGCGCCTGGTGGATTACGGCTTCCATGCCCCCACCATGTCGTTCCCGGTCGTCGACACGCTGATGGTGGAGCCGACGGAATCGGAAGGAAAGCGCGAGCTGGACCGGTTCTGCGATGCCATGATCTCCATCGCCGGCGAAATCGCCGAGGTGGAAAAGGGCAAGGCCGACAAGACCGACAACGTGCTGAAGAATGCCCCGCACACCCATGGGGAACTGTTCGGCGACTGGACGCATCCCTATTCCAAGGAACAGGCCTTCTTCCCGTTGCCGCACTACCCCAATGACAAGTACTGGCCGCCGGTGGCGCGCGTCGACAACGTCTATGGCGACCGCAACCTGATGTGCATCTGCCCGCCCATGAGCGAGTATCTCGAAGCGGCAGAATGA
- the gcvH gene encoding glycine cleavage system protein GcvH, which translates to MSVKFTEEHEWITVEGGVATVGITTHAAEQLGDVVFVDLPAIGKKVEKGKEAAVVESVKAASEVYAPIDGEIVAVNTAIADEPSLVNSDAEGGAWFMKIKIANPSQLDSMMDRAAYDKFVGK; encoded by the coding sequence ATGAGCGTCAAGTTTACCGAAGAACATGAATGGATCACCGTCGAAGGTGGCGTCGCCACTGTCGGCATCACCACGCACGCGGCTGAACAGTTGGGCGACGTGGTGTTCGTCGACCTGCCCGCCATCGGCAAGAAGGTCGAAAAGGGCAAGGAAGCCGCGGTGGTTGAAAGCGTGAAGGCCGCGAGCGAAGTCTACGCGCCGATCGATGGCGAAATCGTCGCCGTGAACACGGCCATTGCCGATGAACCTTCGCTGGTGAACAGCGACGCGGAAGGCGGCGCCTGGTTCATGAAGATCAAGATCGCCAATCCGTCGCAGCTTGACAGCATGATGGATCGCGCGGCCTACGACAAATTCGTGGGCAAGTGA
- the gcvT gene encoding glycine cleavage system aminomethyltransferase GcvT — translation MSETTLRTPLYDAHVSLKARMVPFAGYDMPVQYPTGILTEHTWTREHAGLFDVSHMGQCFIVAESFERAAEAMEALVPADIRGLAPLQQRYSQLLADDGGILDDLMISRSAYPGRLYVVVNAGRKEQDYAHIAAKLPKDVKLERLDGEALIALQGPEAEDVLAALNPEVRNIGFMYFKLLDLAGCKDVHVSRSGYTGEDGFELSLSAADAVKLWNVLLKDERVKPIGLGARDSLRLEGGLCLYGHDIDETTSPIEAGLTWSISKPRREQGGFPGHTRIKNELSNGGLKRMRVGIKPEGRLPAREGSIIQNAAGREIGKVTSGGFGPTVNGPIAMGYVDIAHAAPGTPLFLLVRDKAIPASVVKLPFVPNRFKR, via the coding sequence ATGAGCGAAACAACCCTGCGCACACCCTTGTATGACGCGCATGTGAGCCTCAAGGCCCGCATGGTGCCCTTCGCCGGCTACGACATGCCGGTGCAATACCCCACCGGAATCCTGACCGAACACACCTGGACCCGCGAACATGCGGGTCTTTTCGATGTGTCGCACATGGGACAGTGCTTCATCGTGGCGGAGAGCTTTGAGCGCGCCGCCGAGGCCATGGAAGCGCTGGTGCCGGCGGACATTCGCGGCCTTGCACCGTTGCAGCAACGCTATTCGCAACTGCTGGCCGATGATGGCGGCATTCTCGACGACCTGATGATTTCCCGGTCGGCCTATCCGGGCCGGCTCTATGTGGTCGTCAATGCGGGGCGGAAGGAACAGGATTACGCCCACATTGCCGCCAAGCTACCCAAGGACGTGAAGCTGGAACGGCTCGACGGCGAGGCGCTCATTGCCTTGCAGGGGCCGGAAGCGGAGGACGTTCTGGCGGCGCTGAACCCCGAGGTTCGCAATATCGGCTTCATGTATTTCAAGCTGCTCGATCTGGCGGGCTGCAAGGACGTGCATGTGTCGCGTTCCGGCTATACGGGTGAGGACGGTTTCGAATTGTCCCTCTCCGCTGCCGATGCGGTGAAGCTGTGGAACGTGTTGCTCAAGGATGAGCGGGTAAAGCCCATCGGGCTTGGCGCACGCGATTCGCTTCGCCTGGAAGGCGGGCTTTGCCTTTATGGCCATGACATCGACGAGACGACCTCGCCCATCGAGGCGGGCCTCACCTGGTCAATTTCGAAGCCGCGGCGCGAGCAGGGCGGATTTCCCGGGCACACGCGCATCAAGAACGAACTGTCCAACGGCGGCCTGAAGCGCATGCGCGTGGGCATCAAGCCGGAAGGCCGCCTGCCTGCGCGTGAAGGCAGCATCATCCAGAATGCCGCGGGCCGCGAGATCGGCAAGGTGACGTCGGGCGGCTTCGGCCCCACCGTCAACGGGCCCATCGCCATGGGCTATGTCGACATTGCCCATGCCGCGCCGGGCACGCCTCTGTTCCTGCTTGTCCGCGACAAGGCCATTCCGGCCAGCGTCGTCAAACTTCCCTTTGTTCCCAACCGTTTCAAGCGCTGA
- a CDS encoding porin family protein, producing MKMFKILMLAGVVLAPVAVSAQAADLDPPPAADPAMMGVYLRADAGWSFLQWSGGADDSAFVAGGGVGYRFSDNVRADVTADWSGNYKVAPGAELSTTTVLGNVYYDFANDSMFTPYVGVGAGYGWANGSGGAVDDSGLALGAAAGVSVDLTNNLAIDAGYRFRDIMISGSDTKEHQATVGLRFSF from the coding sequence ATGAAGATGTTCAAGATTTTGATGCTCGCCGGCGTGGTTCTTGCCCCGGTTGCGGTGTCTGCGCAGGCTGCCGACCTCGATCCGCCGCCTGCTGCCGATCCGGCCATGATGGGTGTGTACCTCCGCGCTGATGCGGGCTGGTCATTCCTTCAGTGGAGCGGCGGTGCCGATGATAGTGCCTTCGTCGCAGGTGGTGGCGTCGGCTATCGCTTCTCCGACAACGTGCGCGCCGATGTGACAGCCGACTGGAGCGGAAACTACAAGGTTGCTCCCGGTGCGGAACTCTCCACCACGACGGTTCTCGGCAACGTCTACTATGACTTCGCCAACGACTCGATGTTCACGCCCTACGTCGGCGTGGGTGCGGGTTACGGCTGGGCCAACGGCTCGGGCGGTGCGGTGGACGACAGCGGCCTGGCGCTCGGCGCGGCTGCCGGTGTGTCTGTCGACCTCACCAACAACCTGGCCATCGACGCCGGTTATCGCTTCCGCGACATCATGATCTCGGGCAGCGATACCAAGGAGCACCAGGCCACGGTCGGCTTGCGCTTCAGCTTCTGA